The genomic interval GGGTTGCgcctccaggagctgctgagccTCTGCAGGGCTTTGTTTGCAAACCCTGGCACTTCCTCCAGCTTTATTTCACACCAACAGACATTAAAGAACCAgcctggagggcagggatgggggaaggACCCTGggaagtggtggtggtggtggtgggaagaAAGCTCTGGAGGAAAACAGAGAAGCAGCGTCAGGGAAAGGGAGTTCCCTGCACGCAGGGAGGTTGTTTTTGATCAGGGCTTGTCTAGACTGGAGTCACCCACACTGCACAAGCACAGCAACAGCACGCAGCCAGCCCGGGGCTCCCTCTGATCCCAGCAGGACACAGGAGCTGCACTCAGCATGGGCAAGAGCTGaccctggcactgcccatcccGCCCCAAAGGGACTGGGGGGCATCCTCAGGCTTCCAGGTGCTGCCTCTCTGTCCCTCAttccttccctgtgcccccaggacccctcagcctggccctgctgtcacctgtgccagcccctgggcagcagagggacacagggcagctgctccaagctcccaaatccctccctgcctcccccagccAAGGAGCTGCAGGCACACACGGCGTCACTTTTTCCAAGAGCCTCTCCCTgctttcccttccctcctccctcgCCAGGGCTGGGGAGTGCAGGAGGCTCCTGGACCAGGGCAGCACTGTCAggactcagtgcatccctctgggtgcccAGAACCctgctggggggctcagagaccctggcacacagcccagagcacccggggatttgattttgacccctggagcaagttgccaacTCTGCATGAGGACCTGAAAGTAACAGAAGTTactagattttaggatttttggtatgggggtcatggggacaagatggaggaatctgggcatgtctaccctttctccttcttcttcttgttctccattttctgcagtgatgttggcactttgggattggtttggagtacaagtgcactgtctaacataggtgatagatattggGAATTAAGGGTAAATATGTTATACATAGTTTgtggtataaaaggacaacacagagagtgcctgtggctgccctgctgagcagaaagaaaattttatagataagaattaataaacaacctcaagaccaaaaagtgaagagtccagactcgttcttcagttgcacgagctgaagcagagacacagcaccaggatggATCTGGCTGgttcatccaagaacccctgtgaacaccatcacacccacCTACATCTGAGGGGCTTCAGACGCCTTTCTGTaggaaataaaaaccccaaacacttaAACCCATCCACTCCAAGGCCAGGAgcatccatgaaaaaaaaaaagacaacaggcCCGACACAGACATTCTTTAAGGATGATCTAATTTAAAAACAACATCATAATGAAAATGCATGTACTTTAAAAAGAGACCCACAGCACTGCAGTGCTGGAGGCAGCCACGTGTCAGTGATGGGACTGCTCTGTACCCATTGCCCCCGCTTTCCCAGGACATTTGGACAGCTCCACAtccccatttttattttcctttaccaCAGAAAATGTCTCCCCTAGCCCCGCCACACACCCTAAAGCATCAGCTGAAGCTGCAGGAGGGACaaaggctggagcagcagctccttgccCAAGCCAGGCGTGAAGCAGGCAGGGGGCAAACAgctctggctcccagcactgcagaATTGGGCACAGCCAGAGAAGAGCCTGCCCAGgcaccctctgctctcagcagctgctggcaggcagggctgctcttAAAGGTAATCAATGGAGCAGAGAAGAGCTCTGGATTGCTTTAATCCTCTCCAAAACACTACAGCTAGCCCTCCTGCTCCCTCTGTGCCTGTGAGGATTTGTATTTGTCTATGGCTGGATCATCTGACAGGGACAACACACACTGGGCCCAGGCAAGCTCAGCCTTCCCACCCCAGGAGTTTTGCTCTTGTGCTCCGCCAGCCCAATAAATCCAAAATCCACCCCCACGTGccaccctcccctccctccctcctcacaGAGGGCTGGGACAGCAGCCTTGGGGTGTGACTCAGGTGCACAGAGGGGGAGGACATCCCCTCCCCAtgggcagggtgctggcagcaccatgggcacgtgggagcaggcagggctgtcccaccCGTGCCAGCGACAGCCAGAGGCACCGGAGCCGTGGGGCCAGTGGTGAAggcagagccagctgtgcccagagccagctgtgcccagagccaggagcacggcaaggggcagggctggctcaCGGGGCTCCCCTGTAGCTGTAGTGATTGTGCTCAGGGTCAGTCAGGGTCAGGGGCAGGCTGGGTTTGCGCTCCGGGTCCTTCTCCTCGCACTGCCGGGGCGGACGCTGCTTGAAGAAGTCAGAGACGTAgtgaacctgaaaaaaaaaaatggtttgggGACACTTGGTCAGGCCAGGCAGGAGCTTATGAGCTcgttgtagtgtgtttttatcCTTTGTAATAGTTTTGGTTTTGTATCCCCATATTTTTCCCAGATGTACCCTCTCCCTCTACCTGTGCGATCCCTTTCCTTTGCCGAgatcacccccaaatcccaccctggctCTCTCCCTGACTCAGCATCCCATCCTCTCCATCTAGAACTTTCCTCCAGGACATCAAATGATTAACCAGAGGCCAGGGGTCAGCCCCCCAGGTGTTACCCCATACACTGACCTAAATGTCCATTTCCCAATATCCATACCTTAATTTTTTCTTATTGATTAGTAAATGTTATCTACTTTAgatttccacctccctttaaatgtaaccttggcaccTCTCTGGAggctctcagcaggagccccCTGAGGTGTGGGAGCTCCaaataaaaccttggattaacTCCAGCTAAGAGTCAGCCCTTTTATCCTCTCCTGATGGTGTCTCttctgagcagcctggctgtTCTCAGCACCCTCAGGGCACAGAGAGTGTCCCCTGCCGGGGTTCCTGAGGGGCTCCcagaggcaggagggacaggaggctgCAGAGGGACACTCACGATGAGGACGGCAATGAGagccccctgcagcagccccaccaGCACGTCGCTCCAGTGGTGTTTGTAGTCGGACACCCGCGTGTAGCCCACGTAGATGGCGAAGGCGATGAGGAGGAACTGGATGGTGGGACGAAGCAGCCGGGCCCATTTCCCCACCAGGCGGGCCTGCACGTACAGCTGGGGGGCAGAGAAGGGAGGATTCAGGCAGGGCAGGGTCAGCGGCCACGCagggatgggggatttggggtgtgggaggtGTGGGGGCTCCGTGGCACAGCACTCACCGCCAGGAACATCATGCAGTACATCCCAAAGGAGGAGTGTCCTGAGTAGAAGGACAATCTGTGGGGCAAAAAGAGATGGCTCAGGCCATGAGtgagtgtagccatgatatttgctgaaaagtcctttccttaggatttttttctcctgagaagcctcaggagcaaaatgtaaacattgattatctgctgctgtggaatgcaacaggtgcatctgtgattggtctcatgtggttgtttctaattaatggccaatcacagtccagctgtccagactgtctcaatgactcacaagcctttgttattaatttttattctattcttagcagccttctgatgaaatcctttcttctattcttttagtatagttttaatataatagagTGTATATTATATAGTAAATATtacatatattattatatatgtatataatattattaattatatattattaatatacatatataattataCTATATAacgttatatattatttattatatattataatatataatattatatattattgtaATAATATACATATTATTATAAtacatattattatatattatatatgtatatataatatatacatatatatctattatatataatatatatattatattaatatatacatatatatataatatatatattaaattatatatataatatagttttaatatcatatatataataaaataataaaaatcaaaataaacaataaaataaataaaataaaaatcaagccttctgaaacatggagtcaacattctcgtctcttcccctCATCCTGTGAACCCCACCACAAGCGAGCCCCCAGCTGGTCCCCACAAgactcctgccctggggctgccactgtgAGCAGGTGGCAGAGAGCCATCCTGTGTCACCCTGGCTCACCTGGACTCGGTGACATTCCTGCTCTCCCCCTGGCACACGTTCTCCAGCTGCACATAGATGGAGCAGTTCACCTTGGACCAGTCAGGGTTGCACACAGCCAGGAAGTTTGGCCTCAGACGGCCGATCATGTACTTGGCCAGGTCAGTCAGGGACTGGCTGATGGCTCCCCCGAAGAGAAAGGTGCCAACCACCTTGTAGAGGGCAGCCAGGTAATTGTTGTACTCTGATTTGGAGTAGAGACGCTCGGTGTAGACCAGGTATGCCTCCCCTGATGAGATCTGCAGAGAGCAGGGGGAGAGgtgagggctgggggctgtgagctgtcacagacatctttaatgaaaaatcctttccttaggatttttcctcctgagaagcctcaagaacaaaatgtaaacattgattatctgctgctgtggaatgcaacagatggatctttgattagcccatgttggacgtttctaattaatggccaatcagagtcagctggcttggacagagtctgagccacaagcctttgttatgattcttctttctttttctattcttagccagccttctgatgaaatcctttattctattattttagtatatttttaatgtaatatagacCATAAAATACTAAATCAAACCTTCTAAACCAtaaagtcagatcctcatctcttccctcaacctgagacccctgtgaacacggtcgcAATGAGCAGCTCCCAGGGGTGCAGAGGTGAGGGCTGGGGGCTATTGAGCAGCTCCCAGGGGTGCAGAGGTGAGGGCTGGGGGCTATTGAGCAGCTCCCCGGGGGTGCAGGATGCTTTGGGTTTGTGGCAGAGCATCCACCCTGGCACCCACCTGCACAGGAGCCCACAGACCCTCTCTCCATCCCATGGGATGCGCCTCTCCCCACGCCAAAGCGGAGCAGGGCTCAGCTGAGGGTGTTGCTGCCCATCCAGAGCTCTGGAGGTGGCTCTGCTGAGCCCCCAGACACAACCTGACCCTGTCCTGGAGGGAAGGGGTGGCAGTTCCTTACGATGATGACGGTGCAGCTGATGGTGACCCCGGCCATGAGGCCGTGGGTGATGGTGTCAGCCTTGTAGGGGTAGCGGATGGAGTCATCGTTGCAGTAGAAGCCTCGCTTGTAGGGGGAGTTCACCAGAGTGAGGATGATGAAGGGCAGAGACGCTGCAaggcacacagaggtgagggctggggacagcagccagcACGCACCTCTCACCCCTAAGTCTCTGCTCCTCGATGCCAGGGAGGGATCCTCCCAAAGAATGAATTCCTGAGCCACCTGTACCCAGGGCAGCAGGACCTGAACCCACCAGCGCACTGCCCTGAGAGCGATAGGGCCCTATCAGAGCTCCCAGATGCCTGCAGCACCCAGATACCACAGGGGACAGCCACAAACGGGCACCCacggagcccccagggctgccccgctcctccccaggcacagcagggGCAAGAACCGAGCCCGTGCCCTCTCCTCAcactgcccagcctggggagACAGAGCTGATAAAATTAACGAGCACAGGCGTCTTGTAAATGTGTTTTACGGCAGGGAAGGGCCCCCCAGATggtcccacagcagctccaggagaggcGGCACTGGGAGATGCTGAACATGACCCAACCCAGGCACAACAGGACTTCACTGCACTTGGCTTGCTCCCCTCATCCTCCTGCCAGCCtctcctctcccccagctcctgcgggctctgcagagaggctgtgctggctgggtcAGCCTGGACAAGGAGGATTTTCCACACAGcacgctggggcagctgtgagctcacccaggacggAACTACCCCCAGACccagaggggttttggggtctctgtgCGGCACATCAGTCGcgccagcccctgctccatccctgctcaggCACAGCCAAGGACGAGCCCAGGACGCTCCCCAGGGAAGCGCCCCCCCCCTCCCCGGAGGCCACCTTAGGCCGGGCTCCTCTCCCAGTTCCGCCTTTCCCGGTGGTTTCCGCCTCCCCTTGTTCCTCCGTCTCCCGGGAGCCCGCACCTTTGTCCCCGCCCGTGCCCGCTCCCACCGAGCGAACGGGAGGGACCGCGGGGGATGAAGCACCGGGGGCTGCCCCGCCACCCCCGCCGGGGGCACGGAACCGGCCCCagtccctcctccctccccgcacACCTCAGACGTCCATTTTCAGCTCAAATTAGACACCAATTTTCCTCCCGGATAATTTCATCCTCCCAAAAAAGCTCCCTAAAAATATAAAGCACCGGCCGGCCACGCGAGGGGAAACCGGGACCCGGCCTGTGCCGCCGCCCCGCAGCCGGGGAAGCTCCAGCCGCGATCCCGAGCCGGGGCCTTTATTTTTAGTCCGTCTTAATTCGTTACTTCCTTGCACGGCACTTTTAGAAACATTTACCGGCACTGGAAGGAGCAGGGGGGTCCTAAAGGGGCGCTCCGAACCCACCGGCCCCGCGGAGCGCCGCGCTCGGCGGCGGGCAGGCGGCCAGGGCGGCGGCGGAGCCGTCCCGGAGCCGCCCGAGCCCGATCGTCCCGGACAGCGACACACCGGGCTCCCACCCTCCCTTGGGACCGTTCCCGGAAAAGGGAACGGCCCCGAGAACCGGGAGGGTCCCGCTTGGGGTAGGGCGGGAGGCGCCAGCGCCGCCGGTGGGTCCCGGGGGAGGCCCGGAGCACCGGACCCCGCCGGGCAGGTGGCGGACACCGGGCAGAGCGCGGCGGGACCGCGGAGCCCCGGTACCTCCGGGCGGAcctggccccagcccagccccaccggAGCCGCTCCGGAGCCGCCCGCGGCGGGCAGAGCAGCGGCACGGAGCCCTCACCGACCGCCAGGCACAGCACGTCGAGCGCCACGAAGACCTTCCTGCGCTCCATCCCGCAGCCGCTGcggccccgcggcccggccccgcgcctCACATGGCCCGGAACGGCGCGGGCCCGGCCGGGAGGTAAAgtccgggcggggcggggcggggcgggcccggtgCCCCCGCccagggccggggcggggcggcagcggcgggccCGGGGCAGGTGTGGGGCTCGGTGGGGCCGGGACCCCCTGCAGCCAAACCCCGCTCGCTCCCCGCCGTTTCCTCCGGTCCCGTTCCGGTGTTCGGCCCTCCGGAGCCCCCCGGTGCCCACCCCGCCTGGCCCGGCTCCCTACCGAGGGGGAAGGGGGAGAAGAAAGCGAGCGAGGCCGCTTCGGGAGCCGCTCGAGTCCCACCCGCCTCGGGGCTATGTCCCGAGGAGAAAAAAAGGGACAAAAAGGAAAATTCTGCCCCTGAAATGCGCTGGGTGCGCTGGCGGGGTTTGTACAGACGAGACAGTCTTGGACAAAGCGGCTTGGCTCGGTCCGAGATGGGTTTCCTGAGGGGAAGCAGGGATGTCCAGGAGCCCTGTGGATGCAGCACACACCGGGGTGAGCACACAGGGCGAGCTGATTCAGCTGCTGAGATATTTGGCTGTATTTTCTGAGCCTCCGGCGCCCTGGGGGCTCCCGGTGCTTCCCCGGTGGGTTTGGGGATGTGCTGAAACCCAGAATGGGGACAGGAGCGAGGGCTGGAGCGCAGCAATTCCCCGCTGGAGCAGGGACTGTCGCATCCCGGCTGTTTGCTCAGGCCGGATGTCGGGAAGGAAACAAATAACACAGAAACCACCCATGGCTGATAATGCGGGTGATTGAAGCGCGGCTGAGCGGCCTGCGCGGAATGTCAAGGCTGTTTGTGGGAAGCCGAGAGAGCTGGGAATACTCTCGAGTTCCAGGAGAGAGAACAGAACCACGGAGCGGCTCTGTCACAGCTTTCCCGTGCCCTGATGTGCCCCAGGGTTCCTGGCACACGGCTGGGGCAGGATTTGCCCCACACACGCTGCCTGCAGACCCCAAGCAAACTGAGAGCCccgaggcaggagagctggggggaTGCCCAGGCTGTGTCGAGGATGTGAAGATTAAAGGCCCCGTGGGGACACAGATGCGACAGCGGAGCGGGACCGGGCCGGTCCCGGGGGTGCCGCGGGGCCCGGGCGGCTCCGGTGGCTCCGGGCGGGTCCCGGGGGGCGCGGGCGGGCCCGGGCGTGGCGCGGTGTCGCCCTCTGCTGTCCGAGcgccgccgctgcagccgggccCGGGGGAACCGGCCCGGATCTGCCCCGGATCCCGGAGGGCTTCGGAATCCAGCCCGAACCCGGCCCCGGAGCTGCGGAATCCAGCCCGGACCCTGAGGAACTGCGGAATCCGGCCAGGACCCTGTCCCGGGGTCTTTAGCGTCCTGGAGATCCGGTCCTGCTGCTCTCACCGCCTCGGGTCACACAGGGCTGAAACCAGCGTTTGGTATCCCAGGATGCCAAGGAGGGATCGCGGTCCCAGGCGGACTCCAACCCGCGGTTCCCGCTGCTCATCGGGGCCTTAAAGAAGGGAGGAACCcgctcctgtccctcctgccctgggctgtgcccacctCGTACTCTGCCTCGTAtctgggcagagctggagcccTCAGGGCAGCCTCAGGAcagggagaagagaagagaagagaagagaagagaagagaagagaagagaagagaagagaagagaagagaagagaagagaagagaagagaagagaagagaagagaagagaagagaagagaagagaagagaagagaagagaagagaagagaagagaagagaagagaagagaagagaagagaagagaagagaagagaagagaagagaagagaagagaagagaagagaagagaagagaagagaagagaagagaagtcTGTGATGGAACAGAGGGACTGAGGTGGGAAAACACAACGCAGTTGCAGCAGGAACACTCCACTTGCCTCTAGGAGCTTGTTGTGGTTGAAGTTTGGAGGCACCCCTGCATTTCAACACCTCAGACCTGGCACCGGCATTTGGGGGACCTGTGAGAGGAACAAACAGCTCcctccagctccagcacaggGAGGGAAAACTTTGGGCCTCCTCCCAGGCTGGGATGgcccccctggcacagggaatcctgccctgcctggaggAGAGCGCTTGTGGAGGGCAGGAGAGGATCAGACAGCAGAGGCAGGGACCTCTGCTCTTGTTTTGCCATCATTGTACGCTGGACTGCTGCATCTTGGCCTCTAAAAAGAAGACAGACTTCTGACTCACTTTCAAATTAggtttttaattaaataaataatggCGAGGGGTCTTCAAGGCAGTGTCACTTCACAGTGTAGGGCTGGGGGGCAAGGGAGAAAAGAGTCCAGCATTGGGAGCGGCTCAAAGTGAATGTGCTTtgtaagaaggaaaaaagaaaaccccaaccaaaaaaaaaaaaaaaaaaaaaaaaaaacaaccaaccagaACCAAACCCCCTCCCTGTCCCAGCCTTTCTCACCCCTCTCCCTCAAAGTTATGTGGAAAAAGCGCTGCACTCATGTTGAAAGACCCCATGCAAATCTGTAAACAACACTGAAGGACATCGAGAGATTTCTGCCTCAGCCAGCTCCCCTCTCCTTTCACTAGGGCTTGaaataaaccaaaagaaaaaatggTTTCAGGAAAAGTAAGAATGTTCTCAGCCTATGGAGGAGATGCCAAGGCCTGGCCCTCCCTGGGAGGGCTGCCTGAGCTCTCACCCTGCCTCCTCTTCTCCCTCCAGCCACGGAGCCTCTCTCACCCCCAGGGAAGGGGAATCACAACCTGGGCAGTTCCACTGTGGAGCAGGCACTCGTGTTTGCTCTCTGTTCCCAGCAGAGGACAGGGGGAGGCCCCTGCTCAGCACCTCTGGCCACGCCTGGggctcagcacagagctgggcaccAAAGCAAACCCCTGGCAAAGCACACAGACCACATCTGGGCCTTAGGAGGTGAGACAAGCTCCAATCCTGACATCCCATTGAAGCTgtcttcctgctcctgctgcagggctgggcacaacTTCCCAGAGCCAGGTAAAGGAAGGTGCAGCCTCCTGGGTTTAGGTACCTGCCAAATGCACCGAAATCACAGCCCCAAATTCACCAAAACCCTCAACCCaagccccttcccagctgcagagcacagctggaggaAACACAGCTCTTGTGGGAGCTTTGCCCAGCAGGTGAGCACAGAGAATTCCCTGCATGGGAAAAGGGGAATGGGAACAACTGAGCCATGGCCAACCCCACACCTGCAACACACCTGGGAACTGAAGCAGCTTTGGACTCCAGCACAGCCAAGGACAGGCTCCTGGGGCTCTGCACAGCACCTGGCACCTTCCATGGCAGAGAAGACACACCTTCCTCTCAGCACAGCCTGTTTTGTGGCACAGGGATGCTGTGGGACTGTGCTAACACCCACATCCCAGACACCCTGGGAGCCGAGCAACCTCCTCCCTCTGCTGACAAACTGCTGGAACAAACTGGGAAGTTACAGATGTTTTCACCTGCATTCTACCCTCTGGCTGATCAGCCCAGACAAGATCAGGTcatcccctgccagcagcagcagcagctcttggccAGCAGCACTCTGAGTCCAGAACCTCCTGTTCCTCC from Melospiza melodia melodia isolate bMelMel2 chromosome 7, bMelMel2.pri, whole genome shotgun sequence carries:
- the PLPP2 gene encoding phospholipid phosphatase 2 translates to MERRKVFVALDVLCLAVASLPFIILTLVNSPYKRGFYCNDDSIRYPYKADTITHGLMAGVTISCTVIIISSGEAYLVYTERLYSKSEYNNYLAALYKVVGTFLFGGAISQSLTDLAKYMIGRLRPNFLAVCNPDWSKVNCSIYVQLENVCQGESRNVTESRLSFYSGHSSFGMYCMMFLALYVQARLVGKWARLLRPTIQFLLIAFAIYVGYTRVSDYKHHWSDVLVGLLQGALIAVLIVHYVSDFFKQRPPRQCEEKDPERKPSLPLTLTDPEHNHYSYRGAP